One Bombina bombina isolate aBomBom1 chromosome 5, aBomBom1.pri, whole genome shotgun sequence DNA segment encodes these proteins:
- the LOC128659671 gene encoding uncharacterized protein LOC128659671: MTIIEMPALGRPFSLGMLYDCRNEQLIPDVTLASNKGEQENKLSAETAWITREEAAARSDEDITNSSNKLENVYGVEALTAVGITLWNSEALRENVALTSKEQTSCEIITSDTVSDKSSAMNINASLEASFLSGLVNVSGSATYMNDTKRSKNQARVTLKYSRTTRFEQLSMNHLGTKNMAYPDVFDKGTATHVVTGILYGAQAFFIFDQDVSTSENTQDIQGTLHIMIKKIQSISVDGKGSLTMNDKKKEQVSTFSCKFYGDFALDRNPVTYEDSIAIYTSLPKLLGEKGDKAVPVRVWLYPLNKLDSKAAQLVRDISNNFVLKAESIVQQMAEVNMQCYDLMRHPAAETFPDIKKKISQFREVCEQFKLIFQMQLAQTLPSIRGGGSEEGVLVDILTRSEQSPFGKVHIEEFFRRVEQELNVLKTYMEAMPDIIVKSTETTINELILNPNIFYVVCYNFSSINEEDPYLTDISQWLLSHNHESNNNVYKRINVTPWFKVTNVSKKARTFLKAFQQFAMVNASSDKIKCIISSVSDQSNPGVSIYLYDRGELVSAQFEPPAKPHLPIIRSKTHDSMELTLKPADFGKKFIESYNIEYRCADDEIWTTVRTNDSNEEVTIKGLKPNSVYQFRYSAVCIAGLSEINDALKDEKTHPTSPLETIKVTAVSSTLILHWNEPAIIGNGVTITEYIVEYKEDVDNRQQTWLTKKTGKKEEKYIIEGLKPMTPYIIRVSAACGDDELSAPSHEIKVSTQKEEASMVKYEVLKRSILLTEGKPSVYQLATDSCESNYQQYSLGKVNPYVTNKVILLIGATGTGKTTLINGMANYILGVDWEDNFRYKLVREVTNNSEAHSQTSFVTYQMNYKDGYQIPYTLTLIDTLGFGDTCRIEHDKKIMEDFHAFFTTEGNIEHIDAVCFVVQASSSRLTFTQKYIFNSVFSICGKDIKDNILILINISDGERPPVLDVIKSADIPYSQDRNGDPVHFKFNNSALFANNQTSNMSFNKMFWDMGKHSMKAFFTSLNQMQTKSLKLTREVLKERKELEVTLQALHPHIKTGLVKLDKIMKIKVALKQNRDLMEAENILEQLEHDYHAAWLQIMVLINISLQSQKRLNEIALKPYSVETINLMIHSEMQKAETGFLERIDPLREMRELIEMLKQMYRDLTY; encoded by the coding sequence GTATCACTTTATGGAACAGTGAAGCCTTGAGAGAGAATGTTGCTTTAACATCCAAAGAGCAAACATCATGTGAAATTATAACATCTGACACTGTTTCTGACAAATCTTCTGCTATGAATATTAATGCATCATTGGAGGCCAGTTTCCTTTCTGGTCTGGTAAACGTTTCTGGATCAGCTACTTACATGAACGATACTAAGAGATCTAAAAACCAGGCCAGAGTCACTCTGAAATACTCAAGAACCACAAGATTTGAGCAGCTGAGTATGAACCATTTAGGTACCAAGAACATGGCTTACCCTGATGTGTTTGACAAAGGGACAGCCACTCATGTAGTCACTGGTATATTATATGGTGCACAGGCTTTCTTTATATTTGATCAAGATGTGTCCACATCAGAAAACACTCAGGATATACAAGGAACTCTCCatatcatgataaaaaaaatacagtcAATTTCAGTTGACGGGAAAGGATCTCTGACCATGAATGACAAAAAGAAAGAACAAGTTAGCACATTTTCCTGTAAGTTTTATGGTGACTTTGCTCTTGACAGGAACCCAGTAACATATGAAGATTCCATTGCAATCTATACCAGCCTCCCAAAGTTACTGGGAGAGAAAGGGGACAAGGCTGTACCAGTGAGAGTCTGGTTGTATCCTCTAAATAAACTAGACAGTAAAGCTGCCCAGTTAGTTAGAGATATTAGTAACAATTTTGTCTTAAAAGCTGAAAGTATTGTCCAGCAAATGGCAGAGGTGAACATGCAATGTTATGACCTGATGAGACATCCGGCTGCAGAAACCTTCCCAGATATCAAGAAGAAAATAAGTCAGTTTAGGGAGGTGTGTGAGCAGTTTAAGCTCATCTTTCAGATGCAACTTGCACAAACCTTACCCTCAATCCGTGGTGGTGGATCAGAAGAAGGGGTACTAGTGGACATATTAACTAGATCAGAACAATCTCCATTTGGAAAGGTCCATATTGAAGAGTTTTTCAGGCGTGTAGAACAGGAGTTGAATGTTTTGAAAACCTATATGGAAGCAATGCCAGATATCATAGTTAAATCAACAGAAACCACCATAAATGAATTGATACTTAATCCAAATATTTTTTATGTAGTGTGCTACAATTTTTCTTCCATTAATGAAGAGGATCCATATCTAACTGATATAAGTCAATGGCTCTTAAGTCATAATCATGAATCAAACAACAATGTGTATAAGAGAATAAACGTCACACCTTGGTTCAAGGTCACAAATGTGTCCAAAAAGGCAAGAACATTTTTGAAAGCCTTTCAACAATTTGCCATGGTCAATGCATCTAGTGATAAGATTAAATGTATTATTTCATCAGTTTCAGACCAAAGTAACCCTGGAGTCTCCATATACCTGTATGATAGGGGTGAGTTAGTGAGTGCTCAATTTGAACCTCCAGCTAAACCTCACCTCCCTATTATCAGAAGTAAGACACATGATAGTATGGAACTCACACTCAAGCCTGCAGATTTTGGAAAGAAGTTTATAGAAAGTTACAACATAGAATATAGATGTGCTGATGATGAGATCTGGACCACTGTGAGAACAAATGACAGTAATGAGGAGGTGACTATAAAAGGACTAAAACCTAACTCAGTGTACCAATTCAGATATTCTGCTGTGTGTATTGCAGGATTAAGTGAGATTAATGATGCTCTAAAAGATGAGAAAACCCATCCAACAAGCCCACTTGAAACAATAAAAGTTACTGCTGTATCCTCCACACTCATTTTACATTGGAATGAACCTGCAATCATTGGTAATGGAGTCACAATAACAGAATATATAGTTGAATATAAAGAGGATGTTGACAATAGACAGCAGACTTGGCTaacaaaaaaaacaggaaaaaaggaAGAGAAATATATTATTGAGGGACTTAAACCAATGACACCTTACATAATCCGTGTGTCAGCAGCATGTGGGGACGATGAGCTCAGTGCTCCAAGTCATGAAATAAAGGTTTCAACACAAAAAGAGGAGGCATCTATGGTTAAATATGAGGTTCTTAAAAGAAGCATTTTGCTGACAGAAGGAAAACCTTCAGTATATCAGCTAGCAACTGATAGCTGTGAATCTAACTATCAACAATACAGCTTAGGAAAAGTAAATCCTTATGTGACAAATAAAGTGATATTGTTAATAGGAGCCACAGgtacaggaaagacaacactgaTTAATGGAATGGCCAACTACATCCTGGGAGTAGATTGGGAAGACAACTTTAGATATAAACTTGTACGTGAGGTAACAAATAATTCTGAAGCTCACAGCCAAACTTCTTTTGTCACGTATCAGATGAATTATAAAGATGGATACCAAATTCCTTACACCCTCACCTTGATAGACACTCTAGGATTTGGAGACACCTGTAGAATAGAACATGACAAAAAGATCATGGAAGATTTCCATGCATTCTTTACAACTGAAGGCAACATTGAACATATTGATGCTGTGTGCTTTGTCGTTCAGGCTTCTTCGTCTCGTTtaacattcacacaaaaatacatttttaattcagTGTTTTCTATCTGTGGAAAGGATATCAAGGACAATATACTGATCCTTATAAATATCTCAGATGGAGAGAGACCCCCAGTACTGGATGTTATAAAATCTGCTGACATCCCCTACTCTCAGGACAGAAATGGAGACCCTGTTCACTTTAAGTTTAATAATTCAGCTCTGTTTGCTAATAATCAGACAAGTAACATGAGTTTTAATAAGATGTTCTGGGACATGGGCAAACACAGTATGAAAGCATTCTTTACATCATTAAATCAAATGCAGACTAAAAGTCTAAAACTGACCAGAGAAGTTCTTAAGGAAAGGAAGGAGCTTGAGGTCACCCTACAGGCTTTACACCCACATATCAAGACTGGGCTTGTAAAACTGGATAAAATCATGAAAATAAAGGTAGCCTTAAAACAGAACAGAGATCTAATGGAAGCTGAAAATATACTTGAACAGCTAGAGCATGATTATCATGCTGCGTGGCTACAGATCATGGTTCTTATAAACATATCATTACAGAGTCAGAAACGTCTCAATGAAATTGCTTTGAAACCATATTCAGTGGAAACCATTAACCTGATGATACATTCTGAGATGCAAAAAGCTGAAACAGGATTTCTGGAGAGGATCGATCCATTGAGAGAAATGAGAGAGCTTATAGAGATGTTGAAACAGATGTACAGGGACTTGACTTACTAA